The DNA segment GAAAGTTTATCTGAAACTCAACTGGCTTTGCACTGTTCAATTTTCAAAGTCCTAATTTGTCTGTCGACTTTTGTCGCCGACTCTTAATATCTTATCATGTTAAAAGGAATTTGTCAAGAACTTTTTTTGTTTTATTTTATTCGCCGTTTCAGCGGCGACTTTTAATACTATACCAAATACTAATTTGCATGTCAAGTGTTTTTGCTATGTTTTTTTGTTTCCTTATTATGGAGCTTATAACCATAATGAATTGTGCTATACATTTAGGCAAAAGCCAAATTAATTTTAAATTTTATTTCAAATAAAGGGTACATTGCAAAAGCAATGTACCCTTTATTTATCTACTTATTATCTACAGGTTTCATAGTTGGGAATAAAATTACGTCTCTTATAGATGATTCATCAGTAAATAACATAACTAATCTATCTATCCCTATACCTAGTCCACCTGTTGGTGGTAATCCTACCTCTAATGCATTGATAAAGTCATAATCCATCATATGAGCTTCATCATCACCAGCTTCTCTTTTCTTAACTTGTTCTAAAAATCTTTCTTTTTGATCTATTGGGTCATTTAATTCTGAGAAAGCATTTCCAGCTTCACTTCCACAGATAAATGGTTCAAATCTATGTGTATATCTTGGGTCTTCAGGGTCTTTTTTAGCTAATGGTGAAATTTCAACCGGATGATGAGTAATAAATACAGGTTGTATTAATTTATCTTCTACATACTCATCAAATGCTTCACTTATTATTTCTCCTATAGATTCATTTCCTTCTAATTCTAAACCTAATTTTTCCGCTTCTCTTCTAGCTTCTTCTATATCAGTTATTTTATCAAAATCTACTCCTGTATGTTCTTTAACAGCATCAACCATTCTAATTCTAGGCCAAGGTGGTGTTAAATCTATTTCTTGTCCTTGGTAAGTTATTTTTGTTGTTCCCTTTACTTTTTCAGCTACATAAGAATACAAACTTTCAACTAATTCCATCATATCTTCATAATCTGCATATGCTTGGTACAATTCAAGTAATGTAAATTCAGGATTGTGACTTGAATCCATTCCCTCATTTCTAAAAACTCTACTCATTTCATATACTCTATCGAAGCCACCAACTATTAATCTTTTCAATGGTAACTCTAAAGAGATTCTTAAGTACATATCAATGTCCAACGCATTATGATGTGTAATAAATGGCCTAGCTGAAGCTCCACCTGCTAAAGTAGATAACACCGGTGTCTCTACTTCCATGAAATCTCTATTATCTAAAAACTCTCTTATCGCTTTAATTATATTTGATCTTGTAATAAATGTATCTTTTACTTCTGGATTCATGATTAAATCCACATATCTTTGTCTATATCTTAAATCAGGATCTTTTAAACCATGGAATTTTTCTGGTAGAATCTGCAAGGACTTAGAAAGCAATACTATTTCTTTAGCTTTTACAGATATCTCTCCCATTTTTGTTTTAAAAATCTCACCTTTAACCCCTATTATATCTCCTATATCATAAGTTTTATATAGTTCATATTCTTCTTCTCCTATTAAATTCATCTTAACAAATAACTGTATTCTACCTTCACTATCTTGTAAATCTGCAAAGCCAGCTTTACCATGACCTCTTTTAGCCATTAATCTACCTGCTATTGAAACCGTTTTGCCTTCTAGTTCTTCAAAATTCTCTTTGATATACTGACTCTTATGAGTAACATCATATTTTTCAATTTCAAATGGATTTTTGCCCATTTCTACTAGGTTCTGTAGTTTTTCTCTTCTCATCTTCAGCATCTCATTTAAGTTAGCTTCTTCTGCCATATTTCGTACACCTCCTATTTATCCTATCCATCTACTCATTATATCATAACCTTTTATACATGCATTATATTTAATGATGTATTAAGTTTATTTTTCAATTTTAAGTACCTCATATTTAATTACGCCATCAGGTACTTGAACTTCTACTACGTCTCCAACTTTTCTACCTATTAATGCTTTTCCTACTGGAGATTCATTTGATATTTTAGCTTCATATGGGTCTGCTTCTGCTGAACCTACAATAGTATATTCTATTTCTTCATTAAACTCTTCATCTTTAACTGTAACTCTTGAGCCAACGCTAACTACATCTACAGAAATATCAGCAGCATCTATTACTTTAGCATATCTAAGCATCTTTTCTAATTTTGCTATTCTTTCCTCAACTTGTGCTTGTTCATTTTTTGCTTCGTCGTATTCAGAGTTCTCACTAATATCTCCAAAAGCTATAGCCTGTTTTATTCTTTCTGCTACTTCTTTTCTCTTAACAGTTTTTAAATACTCTAATTCGTTTTCAACTTTTTTTAAACCCTCGGAAGTTAAAATTACTTCTTTTTCCATGGTATTACTCTCTCCTTTTTTTGTATTGATTTTTGATTTATTAAATATTTAATAAAAATTATATTATTAAATGCCTAAGAAAATTTCTTTGAAAATATTAGTTTATACCTTATTATATTATATATTAAATTCAAAAATTTATTTAAAAAAATTATAGATACTTATCTTAAATAAGAAGCACCGTAAGTTAACTTACAGTGCTTTCCTATTTTATATGTTGACTATTATAATTTAGTAACCCTTCATTGTCAAGAGTATTTATAGGCTTAGTTTTTGACATTTGATATAAAATATCGACAAGTTTCATTACCTTTTAAAAATATTTTAGAAACCTGTTTTATAGTATAAGATTTATCTCGTATTACTACTCTTTTAAAATCCCTTGAATTGACATTTTTCATAGTTTCATATATATGTGAAGGTATATCCTGCTCAAAGCTATAATCCGATATATCACACCTTATATTGCTAGGTTTTTTTAACATAAAATCTGTAATAATTATAACATCTTTTCTTTTATCTACTAATTTTCTTAAACTATTCTTCTTACTTAAATCAAATATTATTGCTTTTCTTTTTATATCTTTAACATTCAACTCAATATTATCTTTAAAGTTTATAATAATGTTGTATTTGCTAAGCTTTCCTTCTAATCCTCTAACTATATGTATAGAAAGTCCAGTAGAAATTAATATCTTATCAGATAATTCATGCATATATTCTTCGTTTTCTCCATATACAGAAAGATATTTTAATTCTAATGCTAAATCACGTATTAATTCTTCTTCATATTGTAAATCATCATTTATTATTAATACTTCTTGTTCCTTCAAATTGATATTATTATAATTATAAATTTCTTTTATTACTGGTAGAACAAGCTGGATTCTCGTAGTCCTTCCATCGACGAAGGAAACATTACAATTGTCTTCTAATTTTACTACATCTTCTTCATCTAACAATTCATGTTTATACAAACATAATCTCGTTATATTTTCTTCTTTTAATGAATTTATACATTCTATTATACTGTCTATAAACCTTTCTTTTTCACTGTTCTTTTCAGAAGTAAATACCCCTATCCCATATCCTTTAATCTCTGTACCCTTTTGATTTAAATATCTACATACTACCTTAGGCTTCATTCTGTTTACTATAATTAAAAATATACTTTCAGGAATAAACCTTAATAACCCTTTTTGTAATGCTTGTCTGTAAAGTTTAGGCTCTAAAACATAGACGAACTTCCCCAAATCTCTTATCCCCCCTTTTATCAACGCTAACCTTTCGTTATTTTTATAATACTTGTTCCTCTTCATTTAGGTATTCTATTCTAGGTCTAAAATCAAACATATCTAAAGCTCTATTATATTCTTTATCAGTCAGCTCTTCAGGATACTTACCTAATAAAGCAACAATAGTTGCTTCCATAACATTAGTTCCAAATGACCTACCTTCAAATTCAGGAGTAGTTGTTATCAATAATTTTACACCTTTCCTCTTCATTTCTTGGATATCATTAGCTGTTACTGTATTAGTTATGATTGTTTTTCCTTTCATATCAGATGGCATATATCTGTTTATGTATAAAAAATCACCTGCTATAATATCAGCTTCTTGATAATATTTTTCAAATTTATCTTCTTTTATAACCTCTTGTTTCTTTCCTGTAGGATATAACATTTCAAAAGGTAATTTGGTTGCTATTGGTGCCAATATCTTAGCTATATTATATAGTGTATTATATGATTTTATCTTTACTGGTATGCCTAAAGTAAACATAACATCCCCATATGTAACTATACTTCCAACCTTTTCAAAAGCTTCGGCCATACCAAATCTGTCTAATGCAGACGTTAAAAGTATATTAGCATTCTTTAATTTTACAATGTTATTCTTATTTATATATTCAATAACTCTTCTCTCTAATGTATTTTTTAAAGAAGAACCATCTACTATTGGTGTTTTAACTGCTGCTTCCTTAAGAGGTGTTGAATCCTTAATTATATATTTTTTGTCTTTACATACTAAGTATAT comes from the Caldisalinibacter kiritimatiensis genome and includes:
- the lysS gene encoding lysine--tRNA ligase, with translation MAEEANLNEMLKMRREKLQNLVEMGKNPFEIEKYDVTHKSQYIKENFEELEGKTVSIAGRLMAKRGHGKAGFADLQDSEGRIQLFVKMNLIGEEEYELYKTYDIGDIIGVKGEIFKTKMGEISVKAKEIVLLSKSLQILPEKFHGLKDPDLRYRQRYVDLIMNPEVKDTFITRSNIIKAIREFLDNRDFMEVETPVLSTLAGGASARPFITHHNALDIDMYLRISLELPLKRLIVGGFDRVYEMSRVFRNEGMDSSHNPEFTLLELYQAYADYEDMMELVESLYSYVAEKVKGTTKITYQGQEIDLTPPWPRIRMVDAVKEHTGVDFDKITDIEEARREAEKLGLELEGNESIGEIISEAFDEYVEDKLIQPVFITHHPVEISPLAKKDPEDPRYTHRFEPFICGSEAGNAFSELNDPIDQKERFLEQVKKREAGDDEAHMMDYDFINALEVGLPPTGGLGIGIDRLVMLFTDESSIRDVILFPTMKPVDNK
- the greA gene encoding transcription elongation factor GreA, which codes for MEKEVILTSEGLKKVENELEYLKTVKRKEVAERIKQAIAFGDISENSEYDEAKNEQAQVEERIAKLEKMLRYAKVIDAADISVDVVSVGSRVTVKDEEFNEEIEYTIVGSAEADPYEAKISNESPVGKALIGRKVGDVVEVQVPDGVIKYEVLKIEK